A single Providencia manganoxydans DNA region contains:
- the ascB gene encoding 6-phospho-beta-glucosidase: MTKTVFPKGFLWGGAIAANQAEGAYLEEGKGLSTVDVIPYGEKRLNVKLGLDTRFQVYDDEYYPSHQAIDFYHHYKEDIALLAEMGFTVFRTSIAWSRIFPKGDEKTPNKQGLKFYHDLFTECKKYNIEPLVTLCHFDVPMHLVREYGSWYNRKMVEFFCHYARTCIKEFNGLVKYWLTFNEINIVLHSPFSGAGLVFKEGENKEQVIYQAAHHELIASALVTKIAHEINPENQIGCMLAGGNFYPYSCKPEDVWAALEKDRENLFFIDVQARGAYPSYAKRMFREKNIEIITEPGDDEILKNTVDFVSFSYYASRCASAEMNKNNLSKANLVESLPNPYISTSEWGWNIDPLGLRITMNTLYDRYQKPLFLVENGLGARDLMNVQGVVDDDYRINYLRAHIKEIAESIEDGIPIIGYISWGCIDLVSASTGEMSKRYGFIYVDLDDKGNGSRKRTPKKSFHWYKQVIASNGSSLE; encoded by the coding sequence ATGACAAAGACAGTATTTCCAAAAGGCTTTCTGTGGGGAGGTGCAATAGCGGCTAATCAGGCTGAAGGAGCTTATCTGGAAGAGGGTAAAGGGCTGAGTACCGTGGATGTGATCCCCTATGGTGAAAAACGTCTTAATGTAAAATTAGGTTTAGATACGCGGTTCCAAGTGTATGATGATGAATATTATCCTAGTCATCAAGCAATTGATTTTTATCATCATTATAAAGAAGATATTGCTCTACTCGCTGAAATGGGGTTTACCGTATTTAGGACCTCAATTGCATGGAGCCGTATATTTCCGAAGGGTGATGAAAAAACACCAAATAAACAGGGACTCAAATTTTATCATGACCTGTTTACTGAATGTAAAAAATACAACATTGAACCATTGGTGACTTTATGTCATTTCGATGTACCAATGCATTTGGTTCGTGAATATGGTTCTTGGTACAACCGTAAAATGGTGGAGTTTTTTTGTCATTACGCTCGTACTTGCATCAAGGAATTTAACGGCTTAGTAAAGTATTGGTTAACCTTCAATGAAATCAATATCGTGCTGCATAGCCCATTCTCTGGCGCAGGGCTAGTATTCAAAGAAGGGGAAAATAAAGAGCAGGTGATATACCAAGCTGCACACCATGAGCTGATCGCTAGCGCATTGGTCACTAAAATCGCTCATGAAATAAACCCAGAAAATCAGATTGGTTGCATGCTAGCGGGTGGTAATTTCTATCCATATAGCTGTAAACCCGAGGACGTTTGGGCTGCACTGGAAAAAGATCGTGAAAATCTTTTTTTCATTGATGTTCAAGCACGAGGTGCTTATCCATCCTATGCGAAAAGAATGTTCCGAGAGAAAAATATCGAAATTATTACCGAGCCAGGCGACGATGAGATCCTTAAAAACACCGTAGATTTCGTTTCTTTCAGCTACTATGCTTCACGATGCGCTTCAGCAGAGATGAATAAAAATAATTTGAGTAAAGCTAATCTGGTTGAATCACTTCCAAATCCATACATTTCTACTAGCGAATGGGGCTGGAACATAGACCCACTAGGTCTGCGTATTACCATGAACACCCTATATGACCGCTATCAAAAACCGCTGTTTCTAGTAGAAAATGGGCTTGGAGCAAGAGACTTGATGAATGTTCAGGGTGTAGTTGACGATGATTATCGCATTAATTATTTACGTGCGCATATTAAAGAGATAGCAGAGTCGATTGAAGATGGCATTCCTATAATTGGATATATTTCATGGGGCTGTATTGATCTCGTTTCGGCATCTACTGGTGAAATGAGTAAGCGCTACGGTTTTATCTACGTTGACTTAGATGATAAAGGAAATGGTTCTCGGAAACGTACACCCAAAAAATCATTTCATTGGTATAAGCAGGTAATTGCCAGTAATGGCAGTAGCCTAGAGTAA
- the ascF gene encoding PTS cellobiose/arbutin/salicin transporter subunit IIBC — MKNNNVDISLQILEALGGSKNVVAVTHCMTRLRFVLLEDNVVDTAKLKLISGVLGVVKSERQCQVIIGNTVAKTYADVLKHLDENVKSAAVSTRKNKITLKSVFAGILDALIGIMSPLIPAIIGGSMVKLLAMTLEMAGWLDKTSSTLIILNLIGDGAFFFLPVMVAASAAKKFNTNMSLAIAIAGILVHPSFISLMEKAAQGQSVDFMGIHLTPMKYTYTVIPVMVMTWLLSYIERGIDRITPAVTKNFLKPMLIILVAAPIAILLIGPIGIWIGSAISWLIYTIHGYLGWLAIAIMGAIWPLLVMTGMHRVFTPTIIQTIAETGKEGIVMPSEIGANLSLGGCSLAVALRTKNPALRQTALAAATSAIVAGISEPALYGVVIRLKRPLIASLISGFICGAVAAIGGLASHSMASPGLFTSVQFFDPLNPISIVWVVAVMILAIVLSFVITLILGFKDIPIEEEHNEQSSTTGSATQINLAK; from the coding sequence ATGAAAAATAATAATGTAGATATATCCCTACAGATCCTTGAGGCATTAGGGGGATCTAAAAATGTGGTAGCGGTAACTCACTGTATGACTCGTTTACGTTTCGTACTGCTCGAAGATAATGTGGTTGATACCGCAAAGTTAAAACTGATCTCTGGTGTGCTTGGTGTAGTAAAAAGTGAGCGACAATGCCAAGTCATAATCGGAAATACGGTTGCTAAAACCTATGCAGATGTATTAAAGCATTTAGATGAAAATGTTAAATCAGCAGCCGTATCGACCAGAAAAAATAAAATAACCTTGAAAAGCGTTTTTGCCGGAATTTTAGATGCCTTAATCGGCATTATGTCACCACTTATTCCAGCAATAATTGGCGGTTCAATGGTTAAACTACTCGCGATGACACTTGAAATGGCGGGTTGGTTAGACAAGACGTCTTCTACACTGATTATCCTTAATTTAATTGGTGATGGTGCATTTTTCTTCTTGCCTGTAATGGTGGCTGCTTCCGCGGCAAAAAAATTCAATACCAACATGTCGTTAGCAATTGCTATTGCTGGGATTTTAGTCCATCCCTCCTTTATCAGCCTAATGGAAAAGGCCGCTCAGGGGCAATCCGTTGACTTTATGGGAATACATCTCACGCCAATGAAGTATACCTATACGGTTATTCCTGTAATGGTAATGACATGGCTACTTTCCTATATTGAAAGAGGGATCGACCGTATTACACCAGCGGTGACAAAAAACTTCTTAAAACCGATGTTGATCATACTTGTTGCGGCTCCAATAGCGATCCTGCTAATCGGACCAATAGGGATTTGGATTGGTAGTGCCATTTCTTGGTTGATATATACCATACACGGGTATTTGGGCTGGCTAGCGATTGCCATCATGGGAGCTATATGGCCACTCTTAGTGATGACAGGTATGCACCGCGTATTTACCCCTACAATTATTCAAACCATCGCAGAGACGGGGAAAGAAGGCATTGTTATGCCGTCAGAGATTGGTGCCAACCTCTCTCTGGGTGGATGCTCTCTTGCAGTGGCTTTACGTACAAAAAACCCAGCGCTACGTCAAACAGCACTCGCTGCCGCTACGTCAGCAATTGTGGCAGGTATCTCTGAGCCCGCATTATACGGTGTAGTAATACGGCTTAAACGCCCTTTAATCGCATCGCTTATAAGTGGGTTTATCTGTGGTGCAGTCGCTGCTATCGGCGGATTAGCTAGCCATTCAATGGCTTCACCTGGCTTATTTACTAGCGTCCAATTTTTCGACCCGCTCAACCCAATCAGCATTGTTTGGGTTGTTGCCGTCATGATCCTCGCCATTGTGCTCTCATTTGTCATTACGCTTATTCTTGGTTTCAAAGATATTCCTATCGAAGAAGAACATAACGAACAGAGCAGTACAACAGGATCCGCAACACAAATTAATCTAGCGAAATAG